One window from the genome of Cryptococcus tetragattii IND107 chromosome 2, whole genome shotgun sequence encodes:
- a CDS encoding mitochondrial 37S ribosomal protein mS29 yields the protein MSSRPIVRFGQTSLSRGIATSTPSFAPKKAAATTAKAKQGFARKKKDASSGSGGGSNNIALRYSMSANPPDLSDLPRLNPDKFRKDNVGKPTIFSQDVQDKLKSFGLPSKIDKEYASAGGPVSVVREATLGLVKRVEGAKTGSSKLARYILTGERGSGKSVLLVQSVAYAIESGWIVLYSPRASKWVNSTSQYIYDPETKTYAQWESAQNILSVLLETNKDKLSAIELSERVELTKGKSVKAGESVAVLAQLGVKDDRSAVKVLEAVVDALEKQTKFPVLWAIDEAQTLFNTSKYRAADYTPIEPYHLSTPRLALDFITGRRSFSRGAVVTCLSLSDPSNLPSPALRSALSLSSSTPLTPYTPINPYHFAHAESLTPINVPYGMNSQEAAGLFELFAKKGWAPNGSDELFMESFVASQGNPREMGKGLGKTFMPLTA from the exons ATGAGCTCAAGGCCCATCGTGCGCTTCGGTCAGACTTCTCTCTCGAGGGGAATTGCAACCTCGACGCCCTCTTTCGCCCCTAAGAAAG CTGCCGCTACCACAGCTAAAGCCAAGCAGGGTTTCGCccgaaagaagaaggacgcTTCTAGTGGAAGTGGCGGAGGAAGC AACAACATCGCTTTGAGATACTCTATGTCTGCGAACCCACCAGACCTTTCTGATCTCCCTAGGCTCAACCCT GATAAGTTCCGAAAAGACAACGTTGGCAAGCCtaccatcttctctcagGACGTGCAAGACAAACTCAAGTCTTTCGGCTTGCCCTCAAAGATTGACAAGGAATATGCTTCTGCTGGTGGGCCAGTTAGCGTTGTGAGAGAGGCTACTTTGGGCCTTGTGAAGCGCGTGGAGGGTGCAAAGACTGGAAGTAGCAAGCTTGCAAGATACATTCTTA CTGGTGAGCGAGGAAGTGGTAAAAGTGTTCTCTTGGTCCAGAGCGTCGCCTATGCTATCGAGTCCGGATGGATTGTCTTGTATTCTCCTCGAG CCTCAAAATGGGTAAACTCAACCTCCCAATACATCTATGACCCTGAAACCAAGACCTACGCTCAATGGGAATCTGCACAAAACATTCtttctgttcttcttgagaCCAATAAGGACAAGCTCAGCGCCATTGAACTTTCAGAAAGGGTGGAGCTCACGAAGGGCAAGAGCGTGAAGGCTGGAGAGAGCGTGGCCGTTTTGGCTCAGCTGGGTGTGAAGGACGATAGGTCAGCCGTCAAGGTTTTGGaagctgttgttgatgCACTGGAAAAGCAGACCAA ATTCCCCGTTTTGTGGGCTATTGACGAGGCTCAAACTCTCTTCAACACCTCCAAGTACCGTGCCGCTGACTACACTCCCATCGAACCTTACCATCTCTCTACTCCTCGTCTTGCGCTTGACTTTATCACTGGTAGACGATCCTTC TCTCGAGGCGCGGTTGTCACCTGCCTATCCCTCTCCGATCCCTCtaaccttccttcccccgCTCTTCGATCCgccctttctctctcttcatctaccCCTCTTACTCCTTATACTCCCATCAACCCCTACCACTTTGCTCACGCCGAGAGTCTCACGCCCATCAACGTTCCCTACGGTATGAACTCTCAAGAAGCGGCGGGTCTTTTCGAGCTTTTCGCCAAGAAGGGCTGGGCTCCTAATGGATCGGATGAGTTGTTCATGGAGAGTTTTGTGGCGAGCCAGGGGAACCCTAGGGAGATGGGCAAGGGTTTGGGGAAGACCTTTATGCCGCTTACAGCTTAA
- a CDS encoding eukaryotic translation initiation factor 3 subunit M, translating into MADCITIAPELSFKDQITELAAHLSRSLPNADNQVAVKEFVQGYENQVATEEGKDDVEDAKKKQVVKSIVDKFVELKGGLEAAKESEVESSHFLLQHVLSTTFDQASEEYAQAVKDVNEAVKKGAQETTKITRAEAASRVLKNTYNFLPSNSPIRPSTLLALMSLLASTLDLSALPLSTSTLLPALSSWSIPSSEKVSFLTTASGLYQSTGNLAKALELLTLALKESVEPTVVEKAVLLALAVPNRFELDDVLAVQGVKEQLGEVQGVAELFEGDEVEAIEKGKKWAAENVSLIEGAGIPGFTSETILRKLRLIALVALCAKSETRQLEYAPIAKALAIEESEVETWVIDAVRSKLIVARISQPQSLIRIQSISSVTESSRRFGPNEWQLLEKRLEQWKKSVNEARQVVEEAELVAQQGLGQQRRGGKRREEKKEKEEKEEQE; encoded by the exons ATGGCCGACTGCATAACCATAGCTCCAGAGCTCTCCTTCAAGGACCAG ATCACAGAGCTTGCTGCTCACCTTTCTAGGTCATTGCCCAATGCCGACAACCAAGTCGCTGTGAAGGAGTTTGTGCAGGGATACGAAAACCAGGTGGCCacagaggaagggaaggatgatgtggaagacgcgaagaagaaacaggTTGTGAAGAGCATTGTGGACAAGTTTGTCGAGTTGAAGGGTGGGCTTGAGGCTGCCAAGGAGTCTG AGGTCGAGAGTTCCCACTTTTTATTACAACATGTCCTTTCAACCACTTTTGACCAAGCGTCAGAAGAGTATGCGCAGGCGGTTAAGGATGTCAACGAGGCCGTTAAGAAGGGCGCGCAAGAGACCACCAAGATCACAAGGGCTGAGGCTGCTTCTCGAGT TCTCAAAAACACCTACAacttccttccctcaaaCTCTCCTATCCGaccttccacccttctcgCTTTGATGTCGCTCCTCGCCTCTACCCTTGACTTGTCtgctcttcccctctctaCATCTACCCTCCTCCCCGCTCTCTCTTCATGgtccatcccttcttccgaaAAGGTGTCTTTCCTCACAACTGCCTCTGGCCTCTATCAATCCACCGGCAACCTCGCCAAGGCGCTTGAGCTTCTCACCCTTGCTTTGAAGGAGTCTGTCGAGCCTACGGTTGTGGAGAAGGCTGTTTTGCTCGCCTTAGCTGTCCCAAACCGGTTTGAATTGGATGATGTGCTTGCCGTGCAGGGCGTCAAGGAGCAGCTTGGGGAGGTCCAGGGTGTGGCCGAGTTATTTGAGGGcgatgaggttgaggctattgagaagggcaagaagtGGGCGGCGGAGAACGTTTCTTTGATCGAGGGTGCTG GTATTCCTGGGTTCACTTCCGAGACAATCTTGAGAAAACTTCGACTTATTGCCCTTGTTGCTCTTTGCGCCAAGAGCGAGACCCGTCAACTCGAATACGCGCCCATCGCCAAGGCGTTGGCTATCGAAGAATCCGAGGTTGAGACTTGGGTCATTGACG CCGTCCGATCAAAGCTCATTGTCGCCCGAATTTCTCAACCCCAGTCCCTCATCCGCATCCAATCTATTTCCTCGGTCACCGAGTCTTCCCGTCGCTTTGGCCCTAATGAATGGCAGCTGCTTGAGAAGCGATTGGAacagtggaagaagagcgtgAACGAGGCCAGGCAGGTTGTTGAGGAGGCCGAGCTTGTCGCCCAACAAGGTTTGGGACAGcagaggaggggagggaagaggagagaggagaagaaggagaaggaggaaaaggaggagcaggagtaA